The proteins below come from a single Armatimonadota bacterium genomic window:
- a CDS encoding RNA polymerase sigma factor, with product MLQARTVSIFRPREERDPQRALEALASEWRVWGFRLAIKITGDPDLAEDALQDALLRALRHHRGLRDLHAAKGWFRRILVRCALDQCPAAMSGEMPVCAVQADLEEGLAVKSVLSAMKPEQRALLALAIGEGLSYEEIASSLAIPVGTVASRLHTAKQAFRAKWEDPR from the coding sequence ATGCTGCAAGCAAGAACGGTTTCCATCTTCAGGCCCCGGGAGGAGCGCGACCCGCAAAGGGCCCTCGAAGCGCTCGCTTCGGAGTGGCGCGTGTGGGGCTTCAGGCTCGCGATCAAGATCACGGGCGACCCCGACCTGGCCGAGGATGCCCTTCAGGACGCGCTGCTGCGGGCTCTCAGGCACCATCGCGGACTGAGGGACCTCCACGCTGCCAAAGGCTGGTTCCGTCGCATTCTGGTGCGGTGCGCCTTGGATCAGTGCCCGGCCGCCATGAGTGGCGAAATGCCGGTCTGTGCCGTTCAAGCCGACCTCGAAGAGGGCCTTGCTGTGAAGAGCGTTCTTTCGGCGATGAAGCCTGAGCAACGAGCCCTGCTGGCGCTTGCGATCGGAGAAGGGCTCAGCTACGAGGAGATCGCCTCGTCCCTGGCGATTCCTGTCGGTACCGTCGCATCCAGGCTCCATACCGCCAAGCAAGCCTTTCGCGCCAAATGGGAGGACCCCCGATGA
- the rplN gene encoding 50S ribosomal protein L14 yields MIQQFSRLKVADNSGAREVMCIRVLKGSQPKYGGVGDVIVGSVKTATPNMPVKKGDVIKAVIVRTKKPIRRVDGSTLRFDDNACVLINPQNMEPRGTRIFGPVARELRDHNFMKIVSLAPEVL; encoded by the coding sequence ATGATTCAACAATTTTCGAGACTGAAAGTGGCGGACAACTCGGGCGCGCGAGAAGTCATGTGCATTCGCGTGCTCAAGGGTTCGCAGCCCAAGTACGGGGGTGTCGGGGACGTCATCGTGGGCAGCGTGAAGACCGCGACTCCCAACATGCCCGTCAAGAAGGGCGACGTCATCAAGGCCGTCATCGTGCGAACCAAAAAGCCGATCCGACGCGTCGATGGCAGCACGCTCAGGTTTGACGACAACGCCTGCGTGCTCATCAATCCGCAGAACATGGAGCCGAGAGGCACCCGAATCTTCGGGCCGGTGGCGCGCGAGCTTCGAGACCACAACTTTATGAAGATCGTTTCCCTCGCGCCGGAGGTGCTCTAA
- the rplX gene encoding 50S ribosomal protein L24 — protein sequence MTKAEIKKRAQHIKLKVRQGDRVKIISGKDKGEEGFIAAVDPKANKVMVLKENEEDKDQPLPLNAAVKHRKARMQGEKSARIRIPVPLDVSNVMVLDPKTGEPTRVGRKKDGGKIVRYSKKTKTVFKDEPNK from the coding sequence ATGACGAAAGCCGAAATCAAAAAACGAGCCCAGCATATCAAGCTCAAAGTGCGCCAGGGCGACCGAGTGAAGATCATCTCGGGCAAAGACAAGGGTGAAGAGGGCTTCATCGCCGCCGTCGACCCCAAGGCCAACAAGGTCATGGTCCTGAAAGAGAACGAAGAGGACAAGGACCAGCCGCTGCCCCTGAACGCCGCCGTCAAGCACCGAAAGGCGCGCATGCAGGGCGAGAAGTCAGCTCGAATCCGCATCCCCGTGCCGCTCGACGTCAGCAATGTGATGGTGCTCGATCCCAAGACCGGCGAGCCGACCCGCGTGGGCCGGAAGAAGGACGGCGGCAAGATCGTGCGCTACTCCAAGAAGACGAAAACGGTCTTCAAGGACGAGCCGAACAAATAG
- the rpsQ gene encoding 30S ribosomal protein S17: MAAEKKAKKAAPKAKAAVVEAAAEDRGTRKVREGMVVSAKMQKTVVVSIERRIAHPLYGKVVKRSERFKAHDELSCDVGDRVQIMETRPISKDKRWRVSKILEKVK, translated from the coding sequence ATGGCAGCAGAGAAAAAGGCCAAGAAGGCTGCGCCGAAGGCCAAAGCCGCCGTCGTCGAGGCTGCGGCTGAAGACCGGGGTACGCGCAAGGTTCGAGAGGGCATGGTCGTATCTGCCAAGATGCAGAAGACCGTAGTGGTCAGCATCGAGCGCCGGATCGCGCACCCACTCTATGGCAAGGTTGTGAAGCGCTCGGAGCGATTCAAGGCACACGACGAGCTTTCCTGCGACGTGGGAGACCGAGTGCAGATCATGGAGACGCGGCCGATCAGCAAGGATAAGCGCTGGAGAGTTTCAAAGATTCTGGAGAAGGTGAAGTAG
- the rplV gene encoding 50S ribosomal protein L22: MEVKAVGKNIRVQPRKVRIVADKVRGNPAARMASTLRFHKSKSAQALRKVIESAIANAENNYGLNGDSLRIAEVYVDGGPRLKRIQPRAMGRAYRIEKKTSHITVVVEETEAPLKTKNKGTQAKPRPTFGEKKKSKAKPVAEAPAPAPVEEPIAEEVVETEAVAEAPGVQESPAEDVVETPAEEPAEEPAAADAEVEPAAEAAKEKETE, encoded by the coding sequence ATGGAAGTTAAGGCAGTCGGAAAGAACATAAGGGTGCAGCCGCGCAAGGTGCGGATCGTTGCGGACAAGGTCCGCGGCAATCCTGCCGCTCGCATGGCGTCGACGCTGCGCTTCCACAAGAGCAAGTCGGCACAGGCCCTTCGCAAGGTGATCGAGAGTGCGATCGCCAACGCGGAGAACAACTATGGCCTGAACGGCGATTCGCTCCGGATCGCAGAGGTCTATGTGGACGGCGGCCCCCGCCTCAAGCGGATTCAGCCCCGAGCCATGGGCCGCGCCTATCGGATCGAGAAGAAGACCAGCCACATCACCGTGGTCGTCGAGGAGACCGAAGCGCCGCTGAAGACCAAGAACAAGGGCACTCAGGCGAAGCCAAGGCCCACGTTCGGCGAGAAGAAGAAATCGAAGGCCAAGCCCGTCGCGGAAGCTCCGGCGCCCGCTCCGGTCGAAGAGCCGATCGCAGAAGAAGTCGTCGAGACCGAGGCCGTGGCCGAGGCTCCTGGGGTTCAGGAATCTCCCGCCGAGGACGTGGTCGAGACACCGGCAGAGGAGCCCGCTGAAGAGCCGGCCGCCGCAGACGCTGAAGTCGAGCCAGCCGCCGAGGCTGCCAAAGAAAAGGAAACGGAGTAA
- the rpsC gene encoding 30S ribosomal protein S3, with the protein MGQKINPVGFRVGVIRGFDSHWFYNKKGYGPALHQDYRIREFIKNRIAKGVISRVEIERAANRVKVTIYTSRPGAIIGKGGKGIDDLSAALNAMVRRFDHLQSVQVNVTEVRQPELDAQLVAENVAVQLEKRISHRRAMRQALTRVARMNGRGIKIQVAGRLGGSEIARSEGDKLGKVPLHTLRADIDYGIATANTIYGSVGVKVWIYRGEILPERRLAEAVAAPAGEAAPKVEAPVPSPAPAPEPAPAPVEATAPVEEVKNDVNA; encoded by the coding sequence TTGGGTCAGAAGATCAATCCAGTTGGGTTTAGGGTAGGCGTGATCCGTGGCTTCGACAGCCACTGGTTCTATAACAAGAAGGGCTATGGCCCCGCGCTTCACCAGGACTATCGCATCCGGGAGTTCATCAAGAACCGGATCGCGAAGGGCGTCATCTCCCGCGTCGAAATCGAGCGAGCGGCAAACCGCGTGAAGGTCACGATCTACACGTCTCGCCCCGGAGCGATCATCGGCAAGGGCGGAAAGGGAATCGACGACCTGAGCGCGGCTTTGAACGCGATGGTCCGACGGTTCGACCACCTTCAATCCGTTCAGGTGAACGTGACCGAGGTGCGACAGCCCGAACTCGATGCCCAGTTAGTGGCCGAGAACGTTGCCGTTCAGCTCGAGAAGCGAATTTCTCACCGTCGAGCGATGCGGCAGGCGCTGACCCGCGTGGCCCGAATGAACGGGCGAGGCATCAAAATCCAGGTTGCTGGCCGATTGGGCGGTTCCGAAATCGCGCGCTCTGAGGGCGACAAGCTTGGAAAGGTGCCGCTGCACACGCTTCGTGCCGACATTGACTACGGCATCGCCACGGCGAACACGATCTATGGTTCTGTAGGCGTGAAGGTCTGGATCTATCGCGGAGAGATCCTCCCCGAGCGCAGACTCGCCGAAGCCGTGGCCGCTCCGGCCGGCGAAGCCGCCCCCAAAGTGGAAGCTCCCGTCCCGTCGCCGGCTCCGGCTCCTGAGCCCGCTCCAGCACCTGTGGAGGCCACGGCTCCCGTTGAGGAGGTGAAGAACGATGTTAATGCCTAA
- the rplE gene encoding 50S ribosomal protein L5, which translates to MAKEKKSEGGPVALPTPRLKAIYKEQVAPKLIQEFGYKSPMQAPRLVKVVLNMGTGTGEKDPKHLENSVRDMTLIAGQKPVVTIAKKAISNFKLRQGMKIGCKVTLRGDRAYHFLDRLCTVVLPRIRDFQGLPAKSFDGRGNYALGLKEQLVFPEIPYDSFDRQRGMDIVICTTAKTDQEAWSFLKQMGLPLREK; encoded by the coding sequence ATGGCTAAAGAGAAGAAATCGGAAGGCGGGCCCGTTGCCCTGCCGACGCCTCGTCTGAAGGCGATCTATAAGGAGCAGGTTGCGCCGAAGCTCATTCAGGAGTTCGGCTACAAGTCGCCGATGCAAGCGCCCCGGCTCGTTAAAGTTGTGCTCAACATGGGCACCGGCACCGGTGAAAAGGACCCCAAGCACCTCGAGAACTCCGTTCGCGACATGACGCTCATCGCAGGCCAAAAGCCCGTGGTGACCATCGCGAAGAAGGCCATTTCGAACTTCAAACTCCGCCAAGGCATGAAGATCGGCTGCAAGGTCACCCTGCGAGGCGACCGCGCCTATCACTTCCTCGACCGCCTTTGCACGGTCGTGCTGCCCCGAATTCGAGACTTCCAGGGCCTTCCCGCCAAATCGTTCGATGGCCGTGGCAACTACGCGCTTGGTCTGAAAGAGCAGCTGGTGTTCCCGGAGATCCCTTACGACTCGTTCGACCGCCAACGCGGAATGGACATCGTGATCTGCACGACAGCGAAAACCGACCAGGAAGCGTGGTCGTTCCTCAAGCAGATGGGACTTCCGCTTCGCGAGAAGTAA
- a CDS encoding ABC-2 family transporter protein, protein MAILLRKWRAVYSIAIQETIAYRASMLIWILTDTTTAITMPLVWASAARVGTIQGYAVGEMTLYYLCTLIVTSFVTCHMMWEVAYQVREGVFSIYLVRPISYYQWQFVNNLAWRTLRPLLAFPIFLALYWLYQPILKGAHLHFSPEFWVSLFMGHLVSFSTVMAMASLSLYVQEAFAIFELYYIPHLFLSGYMFPVALLPDWARNLTKMLPFYYTNGAPVEMLVGKLSGPAAQQTILIQAAWVAGALFVGQKMWKLGLRHYTAVGM, encoded by the coding sequence GTGGCGATCCTCTTGAGGAAGTGGCGGGCGGTCTATTCCATCGCGATCCAAGAAACGATCGCGTACCGCGCCTCCATGCTGATCTGGATCCTGACGGACACGACCACAGCCATCACGATGCCATTGGTCTGGGCCAGCGCGGCACGCGTGGGCACGATCCAGGGTTACGCCGTCGGCGAGATGACGCTGTACTACCTGTGTACGCTCATCGTAACGTCGTTCGTGACGTGCCACATGATGTGGGAGGTGGCGTATCAGGTTCGGGAGGGCGTGTTTTCGATCTATCTGGTGCGCCCGATCAGCTATTACCAATGGCAGTTCGTGAACAATCTTGCCTGGCGGACCTTGCGTCCGTTGCTGGCCTTTCCGATCTTTCTCGCCCTCTATTGGCTGTACCAGCCGATCCTCAAGGGAGCGCACCTGCATTTCAGCCCGGAGTTCTGGGTCTCGCTCTTCATGGGGCACCTGGTGAGCTTCTCAACGGTGATGGCGATGGCCTCGCTGTCCCTCTACGTTCAGGAGGCGTTTGCAATCTTTGAACTGTATTACATCCCCCATCTCTTTCTGTCCGGCTATATGTTCCCGGTGGCGCTTCTGCCGGATTGGGCCCGCAACCTGACAAAGATGCTGCCGTTCTATTACACCAATGGCGCTCCGGTGGAGATGCTGGTCGGCAAGCTATCCGGGCCCGCAGCGCAGCAGACCATTCTGATCCAGGCCGCCTGGGTGGCCGGGGCTTTGTTCGTGGGTCAGAAGATGTGGAAACTGGGGCTCCGGCATTACACGGCGGTTGGGATGTGA
- a CDS encoding DUF4038 domain-containing protein: MKQAMSTLPRLALSANRRYLITETGQPFFWLGDTAWELVHRLKRDEIDHYFAARSEQGFNVVQTVALAELDGLRTPNAYGHLPFHDLDPAKPDEGYFQDLDYVVQAAAKHDIYLALLPTWADKVTLAWGAGPVVFDAAKALSYGHYLANRYLFATNLIWVLGGDRPMHKGDHDWSPIWSAMAEGIQAAMGRSALITYHPDGGPDTPTTVHRAPWANFTMIQSGHWAAENPTWDWIEHLYRLDPPKPVLDGEPNYEDHPVAPWPKWDPKSGYFRDHSVRKQVYRSVFAGGFGVTYGHHFVWQMFDEGREPVNNGNEQMPWKQAIQRPAAKQMIHLKRLMLSRPFLSRIPDQTLLDMPNGTGGDHIRATRDSNGRFAMVYFPNPGMRCRLKVASLAKDLVGWWFDPQTGKAERFESKIMDRHLEVESPTPGPDSVLVLDDASKEFAAPGHMAHA, encoded by the coding sequence ATGAAGCAAGCCATGTCCACGCTTCCGAGGCTCGCCCTCAGCGCCAATCGGCGCTACTTGATCACCGAAACAGGACAGCCATTCTTTTGGCTAGGCGACACAGCCTGGGAGCTCGTTCACCGTCTGAAGCGCGATGAGATCGACCACTACTTCGCCGCGCGCAGCGAGCAAGGGTTCAACGTGGTGCAAACGGTGGCGCTCGCCGAGCTGGACGGGTTGCGCACACCCAATGCTTACGGACACCTTCCCTTTCACGATCTAGATCCCGCCAAACCGGATGAGGGCTACTTCCAGGACCTGGACTATGTTGTGCAGGCAGCGGCCAAGCACGACATCTACCTAGCACTGCTTCCCACTTGGGCCGACAAGGTGACGCTCGCCTGGGGCGCGGGGCCGGTCGTGTTTGACGCAGCGAAGGCACTGAGCTATGGGCACTATCTCGCGAATCGGTATCTATTCGCGACAAACCTCATCTGGGTGCTGGGTGGCGACCGGCCAATGCACAAAGGGGACCATGATTGGAGCCCGATCTGGTCCGCGATGGCAGAGGGAATCCAGGCAGCCATGGGGCGCTCCGCGTTGATCACCTATCATCCGGACGGTGGGCCTGATACTCCCACAACCGTTCATAGGGCGCCGTGGGCCAACTTTACGATGATCCAGTCAGGACACTGGGCCGCTGAGAACCCAACCTGGGACTGGATCGAGCATCTCTATCGCCTCGATCCGCCAAAGCCGGTACTCGACGGCGAACCAAACTACGAGGACCATCCGGTCGCGCCCTGGCCCAAATGGGACCCGAAGAGTGGGTACTTCCGGGATCATTCCGTTCGCAAGCAGGTGTATCGGTCTGTGTTCGCAGGTGGCTTTGGCGTGACCTATGGCCACCACTTTGTCTGGCAGATGTTTGACGAGGGCCGCGAGCCGGTCAACAACGGCAACGAGCAGATGCCCTGGAAGCAGGCGATCCAGCGGCCCGCGGCAAAGCAGATGATCCACCTTAAGCGGCTGATGCTCTCGCGCCCGTTTCTCAGTCGAATACCGGACCAAACCCTGTTGGACATGCCGAACGGCACGGGTGGGGATCACATCCGCGCGACGCGCGACTCGAATGGCCGCTTTGCGATGGTCTACTTCCCCAATCCGGGCATGCGATGCCGTCTCAAGGTAGCGAGCTTGGCAAAGGACCTCGTGGGTTGGTGGTTTGATCCACAAACCGGCAAGGCGGAGAGGTTCGAGTCCAAAATCATGGACAGGCACCTCGAAGTGGAGTCGCCGACGCCCGGTCCGGACAGCGTGTTGGTGCTGGATGACGCCTCGAAGGAGTTCGCTGCGCCTGGACACATGGCTCACGCCTAA
- a CDS encoding PEP-CTERM sorting domain-containing protein, producing MRNRLTPVASLAALAFAAVSAAQFSDDFEVDSTANWQFNSSQTADGTSDNFNNEANFFFDYSTVGIPLAPHSSSGGTRGLKMEANVFGTTTGVLMGMSASPIGQHFSGDYKLSFDCWQNFQGPFPGGGSGTSQLTLAGLGSTDGLQFIGGPWTAVGFAATGDGGSSIDYRAYVDAGAPLSEASGAYAAGTGSGVRNNTNSYYGNFQGTVPAAQTAYASGLGFGSQTGSTNVGALGMAWRYWEIEKIGDTVTWTVDGKLIATITGATAQMGSDNIFIGYGDINTSASTEAISRQLLFGLVDNVHVTPEPGSMAVLGLGMLALARRRRK from the coding sequence ATGAGAAATCGTTTGACGCCTGTGGCGTCCTTAGCAGCGTTGGCATTTGCAGCTGTGTCTGCCGCCCAGTTCAGCGACGACTTTGAGGTTGACAGCACTGCCAATTGGCAGTTCAACTCGTCGCAGACCGCGGATGGAACATCCGACAACTTCAACAACGAAGCCAACTTCTTCTTTGACTACTCGACGGTAGGCATTCCTTTGGCGCCGCACTCATCCTCTGGCGGAACGCGTGGCCTGAAGATGGAAGCGAACGTGTTCGGGACGACAACCGGAGTGCTTATGGGAATGAGCGCTTCGCCGATCGGCCAACACTTCTCCGGCGACTACAAGCTGAGCTTCGATTGCTGGCAGAACTTCCAGGGTCCTTTTCCAGGGGGGGGCTCCGGGACATCCCAGTTGACCCTCGCTGGACTCGGAAGCACTGACGGGCTGCAGTTCATTGGCGGTCCGTGGACGGCGGTCGGCTTTGCTGCGACAGGTGATGGAGGCAGTTCCATTGACTATCGCGCCTACGTTGACGCGGGCGCTCCGCTTTCCGAAGCAAGCGGCGCGTATGCGGCCGGCACGGGAAGCGGCGTTCGAAACAACACGAACTCCTATTACGGCAACTTTCAGGGAACCGTCCCAGCTGCGCAGACCGCATACGCTTCTGGACTTGGCTTCGGCAGCCAAACGGGAAGCACCAACGTTGGCGCCCTCGGAATGGCCTGGCGATACTGGGAGATCGAGAAGATCGGCGATACGGTGACGTGGACCGTTGATGGCAAGCTCATTGCAACTATCACTGGGGCAACGGCGCAGATGGGGAGCGACAACATCTTCATCGGCTACGGAGACATCAACACTAGCGCCTCCACCGAAGCCATCTCGCGACAGTTGCTCTTCGGTCTCGTGGACAACGTTCATGTGACCCCGGAGCCGGGCTCGATGGCCGTTCTCGGGCTTGGGATGTTGGCCCTTGCGCGACGTCGGCGCAAGTAG
- the nadC gene encoding carboxylating nicotinate-nucleotide diphosphorylase → MTTWLQPEPANWWHCVDDAIEEDVGSGDVTSGCIDPDLLAEYSIEAQADGIVCGVGIAEYLLSPYPSDPDECRFTVSKGDGGGVQRGDPIVSGVLPARRALMAERVALNFMMMLSGVATLTAQYVARTEGTKAEILDTRKTTPGLRALQKYAVRCGGGRNHRMGLFDGALVKDNHIAAAGSIRAAVKAVKSYLPHTLNVEVECRNMGEVKEAIEAGAEIVLLDNMDPFEMREAVRNFQGQALFEASGGISLDTVKGVAQTGVDFISIGALTHSAPSLAMHMEFS, encoded by the coding sequence GTGACGACTTGGCTTCAGCCCGAACCCGCCAACTGGTGGCATTGCGTCGACGACGCCATAGAAGAGGACGTGGGCAGTGGAGACGTGACCAGCGGGTGCATCGATCCCGACCTCCTCGCTGAGTATTCGATCGAAGCTCAGGCGGACGGAATCGTCTGCGGCGTCGGCATCGCCGAGTACCTTCTCAGCCCATATCCCTCCGATCCCGACGAATGCCGCTTCACGGTGTCCAAAGGGGACGGCGGCGGGGTGCAGCGGGGTGATCCGATCGTGTCGGGCGTGCTGCCGGCGCGCAGGGCCCTGATGGCCGAACGGGTGGCCCTGAACTTCATGATGATGCTGAGCGGCGTCGCGACGCTCACCGCGCAATACGTCGCGCGGACCGAAGGAACAAAGGCCGAAATCCTCGACACGCGAAAGACCACCCCAGGTTTGAGGGCGCTTCAGAAGTACGCCGTACGCTGCGGCGGCGGCAGAAACCACCGCATGGGGCTGTTTGACGGCGCCTTGGTCAAGGACAACCACATTGCCGCGGCGGGGAGCATTCGAGCGGCGGTCAAGGCCGTCAAGAGCTACCTTCCCCATACGCTGAACGTCGAGGTCGAGTGTCGAAACATGGGGGAGGTCAAGGAGGCGATCGAGGCTGGCGCAGAGATCGTCCTTCTCGACAACATGGACCCCTTCGAGATGCGCGAGGCAGTCCGAAACTTCCAAGGTCAAGCGCTTTTCGAGGCCAGCGGCGGCATTTCGCTCGACACGGTCAAGGGTGTGGCGCAGACCGGAGTCGACTTCATCTCGATTGGGGCGCTGACCCATTCTGCCCCAAGCCTTGCGATGCACATGGAATTCTCCTGA
- the rplP gene encoding 50S ribosomal protein L16 produces MLMPKRVKYRKMHRGRMAGPATRGNTVAFGEFGLMATMPGWITSRQIEAARIAMTRHVKRGGKVWIRIFPDKSYTKKPLETRMGKGKAPVEGWVAVIKPGRVMFEMEGVPVEVAREAMRLAMHKLPISSKFVTKHDIEGA; encoded by the coding sequence ATGTTAATGCCTAAAAGGGTCAAGTACCGCAAGATGCACCGAGGCCGAATGGCCGGACCCGCGACGCGGGGCAACACCGTGGCTTTTGGCGAGTTCGGTCTGATGGCCACCATGCCGGGCTGGATCACCAGCCGACAGATCGAGGCCGCCCGTATCGCCATGACCCGCCACGTGAAGCGCGGCGGAAAGGTCTGGATCCGCATCTTCCCGGACAAGTCCTACACGAAGAAGCCGCTCGAAACCCGTATGGGAAAGGGAAAAGCGCCCGTAGAAGGGTGGGTGGCGGTCATCAAGCCGGGTCGAGTCATGTTCGAGATGGAGGGCGTGCCGGTCGAGGTGGCCCGTGAGGCCATGCGGCTCGCCATGCACAAGCTGCCCATCAGCTCCAAGTTTGTTACCAAGCACGATATCGAGGGCGCGTAA
- a CDS encoding biotin--[acetyl-CoA-carboxylase] ligase — protein MRFDTSEAAFLEVEEVDSTQHLAARLIKENGHAPSLIFAHHQTSGHGRHGRTWYSAPGESLTASLVFGEYANAPKPWLIGMALACAAASVLHCQLQWPNDLLARGKKLGGVLTEVFEDRDGRRIPVVGLGINLNQSSFPPEIEQRAISLTMAHEAGFGGANPMALTPRNILAKVVERLPSLPEPTEWAHLSPIWDLFDATAGKLYSMPDGRQGIALRVGRDGELLLSVEGNPMAVRAAEAHFAN, from the coding sequence ATGCGTTTCGACACTTCGGAGGCTGCGTTTCTGGAGGTCGAGGAAGTCGATTCCACCCAGCACTTGGCAGCCCGGCTCATCAAGGAGAACGGCCACGCCCCTTCGCTGATCTTTGCGCACCATCAAACCTCTGGACATGGGCGTCACGGGCGAACATGGTATAGCGCACCCGGCGAATCCCTAACGGCGAGCTTGGTGTTTGGGGAGTATGCGAACGCTCCGAAACCCTGGCTGATCGGCATGGCGTTGGCATGTGCAGCCGCCAGCGTCCTGCATTGCCAGCTCCAATGGCCAAACGATCTCTTGGCGCGTGGCAAGAAGCTGGGCGGAGTTCTCACCGAAGTCTTTGAGGATCGCGACGGGCGCCGCATTCCCGTGGTGGGCCTGGGAATCAACCTGAACCAGAGCTCGTTCCCTCCCGAAATTGAGCAGCGCGCGATAAGCCTGACAATGGCCCACGAGGCTGGGTTCGGGGGAGCGAACCCAATGGCATTAACGCCGAGGAACATCCTCGCAAAGGTCGTGGAACGACTCCCCAGCCTTCCTGAACCCACCGAATGGGCCCACCTCTCACCGATCTGGGACCTCTTCGACGCGACCGCAGGCAAGCTGTATTCGATGCCTGACGGGCGTCAGGGTATCGCACTGAGGGTGGGGAGGGACGGCGAATTGTTGTTATCGGTCGAGGGAAATCCGATGGCCGTTCGAGCCGCCGAGGCCCATTTCGCCAACTGA
- a CDS encoding DUF5602 domain-containing protein, translating into MNKKTLFVLAAVIVGVPACSLASGTKTEKGPSVSFGSGKATSWIKSDAKGKPVEMGISFPKSAMTGLPPANPEIKVANFDTHLFEMALPRSASATAFTHAAMDWNPRGHDPEGVYTVPHIDFHFYTLTEKERKAITAQGDDLARCKKAPEPKYMPAAYIQAPGTEVPQMGSHWVDTATPELHGKPFTYTMIYGSYNGKVAFVEPMISREFLEAGIEVNAAIAQPKAFQKKGKYYPTRFKLHHDAKSGEIHVILTGFKKR; encoded by the coding sequence ATGAACAAGAAAACCCTATTCGTATTGGCAGCCGTGATCGTCGGAGTTCCCGCCTGTTCCCTGGCAAGCGGGACCAAGACTGAAAAGGGCCCCTCCGTTTCGTTCGGCAGCGGCAAAGCCACCTCTTGGATCAAGTCGGATGCTAAGGGCAAACCGGTCGAGATGGGGATCAGCTTTCCGAAATCCGCTATGACGGGACTACCACCCGCAAACCCGGAGATCAAGGTTGCCAACTTCGACACGCACCTCTTCGAGATGGCCCTGCCCCGTTCAGCGTCCGCCACGGCGTTCACCCATGCCGCCATGGACTGGAATCCTCGCGGCCACGACCCTGAGGGCGTCTACACCGTGCCCCACATTGACTTCCACTTTTACACCCTGACGGAGAAGGAGCGCAAGGCGATCACGGCGCAAGGCGACGACCTGGCCCGCTGCAAGAAGGCGCCCGAACCCAAATACATGCCCGCGGCATACATTCAGGCGCCGGGGACGGAAGTGCCACAGATGGGATCCCACTGGGTGGACACGGCCACGCCAGAGCTGCACGGCAAGCCGTTCACCTACACGATGATCTATGGCTCCTATAACGGCAAGGTGGCGTTTGTCGAGCCGATGATCTCGAGGGAGTTCCTCGAAGCGGGCATCGAGGTGAACGCAGCGATCGCGCAACCCAAGGCCTTTCAGAAGAAGGGCAAGTACTACCCAACCCGGTTCAAGCTGCACCACGACGCAAAGTCTGGTGAGATCCACGTCATCCTCACTGGATTCAAGAAGCGATAG
- the groES gene encoding co-chaperone GroES: MSNLRPLGDKVVVQLLEEEEKTAGGIYLPDAAKKKPQEGKIIAVGPGRILDDGTRNKISVKVGDRVIFSKYGGNEVTIGVEEYTILDEDQVYAIVG, from the coding sequence ATGAGCAACTTGCGACCGCTCGGCGACAAGGTCGTCGTGCAGCTACTCGAAGAAGAAGAGAAAACCGCGGGAGGCATCTACTTGCCCGACGCCGCCAAGAAGAAGCCCCAGGAAGGCAAGATCATCGCCGTTGGCCCGGGCCGCATCCTGGATGACGGCACGCGCAACAAGATCTCCGTCAAAGTCGGCGACCGGGTGATCTTCAGCAAGTACGGCGGCAACGAAGTCACCATCGGCGTCGAGGAGTACACCATCCTCGACGAAGACCAAGTCTACGCGATTGTAGGCTGA
- the rpmC gene encoding 50S ribosomal protein L29 encodes MKALKSTELRGKNVPELEEMLSAERSALYKARRDLVFRQNMDRSGLAVRRHNVARILTIIGEKKRGGETVAAPAPKKAPAKAAPKKAAVTKKSGGDA; translated from the coding sequence ATGAAAGCACTGAAGTCGACTGAACTGCGAGGCAAGAACGTGCCGGAGCTCGAAGAGATGCTCTCGGCCGAGCGCTCGGCGCTGTACAAGGCGCGACGGGACCTGGTTTTTCGCCAGAACATGGACCGGTCTGGGCTCGCCGTTCGGCGTCACAACGTCGCTCGCATCTTGACCATCATCGGTGAGAAAAAGCGGGGCGGCGAGACCGTGGCGGCTCCGGCGCCCAAGAAGGCTCCGGCCAAAGCCGCTCCCAAGAAGGCCGCCGTCACCAAGAAGAGCGGAGGTGACGCGTAA